The Paenibacillus sp. RUD330 genome has a segment encoding these proteins:
- a CDS encoding phosphatase PAP2 family protein — protein sequence MAILTSMNQITLYTVLTSAVLISFGTGRNPLRAAGVFARNLAVNPRYLLLFGSLLAILFMNKLELIIESKMKHQTDFTPFVQRLEGGFVEGFQQLFHAAWLTPVLAFFYVVVFQSLLVASLGVYMYRDKTGRQFSATCYAIMLNYLIAIPFYLFMPVKEVWAFNPNVHFYMLEAFPAFETVYRGLSGLDNCFPSLHTSISVTLALLGARSGIKRWAWLTGVTAAVIIFTIFYMGIHWLTDMLGGLCLATFAVYMGYKLADLKSLAKPLPSIHPSR from the coding sequence GTGGCAATCTTGACTTCAATGAATCAAATCACGCTGTATACGGTGCTGACATCCGCCGTATTGATCAGTTTCGGCACCGGCCGCAATCCGCTGCGCGCCGCTGGCGTCTTCGCCCGCAATCTCGCCGTCAATCCCAGATACTTGCTGCTGTTCGGCTCGCTGCTCGCCATCCTCTTCATGAACAAGCTCGAGCTGATCATCGAAAGCAAGATGAAGCATCAGACCGACTTCACGCCATTTGTCCAGCGGCTCGAAGGCGGCTTCGTGGAAGGATTCCAGCAGCTGTTCCATGCCGCATGGCTGACGCCGGTGCTGGCCTTTTTCTACGTTGTCGTCTTCCAGTCGCTGCTCGTCGCCTCGCTCGGCGTCTATATGTACCGCGACAAGACCGGACGGCAGTTCTCCGCGACCTGCTACGCGATCATGCTCAACTACCTGATTGCGATTCCGTTTTATCTGTTCATGCCCGTCAAGGAAGTTTGGGCTTTCAATCCAAACGTCCATTTCTATATGCTGGAGGCTTTTCCCGCTTTCGAAACGGTATACCGCGGCTTGTCCGGCCTGGACAACTGTTTCCCCAGCCTGCATACTTCCATCTCCGTGACGCTTGCCTTGCTGGGAGCCCGTTCCGGCATCAAGCGCTGGGCTTGGCTGACCGGCGTGACGGCAGCTGTCATTATTTTCACCATCTTCTATATGGGCATCCACTGGCTGACCGACATGCTCGGAGGCCTCTGCCTGGCAACCTTCGCCGTGTACATGGGCTATAAGCTGGCGGATTTGAAATCGCTGGCCAAACCGCTTCCATCCATTCATCCTTCGCGCTGA
- a CDS encoding TIGR04086 family membrane protein, whose protein sequence is MNPIKNVQKVRFGSPMLGGLAYSGLWLALGALLLSLMLYAGNLSEDSLPAWALGIHGTASLCGGFTSGKRSGAKGWYHGGLLGLVYGLLVLVIGFLAADAGMSSKTGILFLIVALAGAFGGMVGVNLRK, encoded by the coding sequence ATGAACCCGATTAAAAATGTGCAAAAAGTGCGTTTCGGCTCCCCCATGCTAGGAGGGCTGGCTTACTCCGGCTTATGGCTCGCTCTTGGAGCCCTGCTTCTGTCGCTCATGCTTTACGCGGGAAATCTCAGCGAGGATTCGCTTCCCGCCTGGGCGCTTGGCATTCACGGCACCGCGTCCTTATGCGGGGGCTTTACGTCCGGCAAGCGAAGCGGAGCCAAAGGCTGGTACCATGGCGGCCTGCTCGGCCTCGTCTACGGCCTTCTGGTGCTCGTGATCGGCTTTTTGGCAGCCGATGCAGGCATGTCGTCCAAAACCGGCATCCTTTTCCTCATTGTCGCTCTGGCCGGCGCATTCGGGGGCATGGTCGGCGTCAATTTGCGGAAATGA
- a CDS encoding SpoIID/LytB domain-containing protein has translation MNRPIARILPKGLLAAAVLGGCLYLPPKAEADGIEVMDTIRVGLFITVPNKYTLSIPAATFSSDGGLAVGISQGGAPKPLTSVVGGATARVALENHSVLLGENSSFAAALAVFKAVQTAGGNAVLEAVDRGGSTSYQVSEGSYSSAAAAGTALAKWNANATVKAFGGGASVRGPLHLETAAYASEQEARLAMASFSASGTDTFLALRPSDSGTRYSVMVGAAADSASLEAVKLRLAGIAEAAGLKQAAAGDYLLQRRDLSVTQKEGAAGMLLTFPAGTKAVVQPSSTQGVKLAERYARTYRGQFELSSYNSALAVINELPFEQYLYSVVGGEMPGSWPIEALKAQAVAARSYAVYQGTGFGIAHVVDTTLSQAYNGVASEKASTVKAVDDTKGLVMLSGGKPIEAVFSSSAGGYTADPSEVWGSKVAYLAPVQSPDDASENGLYKWYRVMAPSGGAGFIRSDTADLTGEKNAAGAAIARIKSAATNVRPLPLIQDGVAPVDKLDAGAKVTVLETVAQSNEFNWMRGPFTSAQLLDSMKGKTTSAVSGPIQSLEVASRGPSGRVMQVNANGKAVPVKYPDSLRTVMGSLPSTRFAIEPAGQVSLLGAGGASAVKETGAAVQVLGAGGAKASPSGGAGLTVMNASGAIRPVSASQTWLIRGTGNGHGLGMSQYGAKSLADSGYDYQRILKYYYKEIELAKDGS, from the coding sequence ATGAACAGACCGATAGCCCGAATTCTCCCCAAAGGCCTGCTGGCAGCCGCCGTTCTGGGCGGCTGCCTCTACTTGCCTCCCAAGGCGGAAGCGGACGGGATCGAGGTCATGGACACGATCCGCGTCGGCTTGTTCATCACCGTGCCGAACAAATATACGCTCTCGATTCCTGCGGCGACATTCAGCTCGGACGGCGGGCTCGCCGTCGGAATCAGCCAGGGGGGCGCACCCAAGCCGCTGACTTCCGTTGTCGGCGGCGCGACAGCGAGGGTGGCCTTGGAGAACCACTCCGTCCTGCTGGGAGAGAACAGCTCCTTCGCGGCCGCGCTCGCCGTATTCAAAGCCGTTCAGACAGCCGGAGGCAACGCCGTGCTGGAGGCGGTGGACCGCGGAGGAAGCACTTCCTACCAAGTGTCGGAAGGCTCCTACTCCTCCGCAGCTGCGGCCGGGACCGCTCTTGCCAAATGGAACGCCAACGCGACGGTGAAGGCCTTCGGCGGCGGCGCGTCCGTGCGCGGACCGCTTCACCTGGAGACGGCCGCCTATGCGTCCGAGCAGGAGGCGCGGCTCGCGATGGCTTCGTTCAGCGCTTCCGGAACGGATACCTTCCTTGCCCTGCGGCCATCGGATTCCGGAACCCGTTATTCCGTCATGGTGGGAGCCGCGGCGGACAGCGCTTCGCTGGAAGCCGTGAAGCTCAGGCTGGCCGGAATCGCGGAGGCGGCCGGGCTGAAGCAGGCTGCTGCCGGGGATTATCTGCTGCAGCGGAGGGATTTGTCCGTCACCCAGAAGGAAGGTGCGGCCGGCATGCTGCTGACCTTCCCGGCTGGCACGAAGGCAGTCGTGCAGCCGTCCTCGACCCAAGGAGTGAAACTTGCCGAGCGCTACGCCCGTACATACAGAGGCCAGTTCGAGTTAAGCAGCTACAACAGCGCTCTTGCCGTCATCAACGAGCTTCCGTTCGAGCAGTATCTGTATTCCGTCGTCGGCGGGGAAATGCCCGGCTCCTGGCCGATCGAGGCGCTTAAGGCGCAAGCCGTGGCCGCCCGCTCCTACGCCGTCTATCAGGGGACCGGCTTCGGCATCGCCCACGTCGTCGACACGACGCTCAGCCAGGCGTACAACGGCGTCGCCTCCGAGAAGGCCTCTACCGTCAAGGCGGTCGACGATACGAAGGGGCTGGTCATGCTCAGCGGGGGCAAGCCTATCGAGGCGGTATTCTCTTCCAGCGCCGGAGGTTATACAGCGGATCCGTCCGAAGTATGGGGAAGCAAGGTGGCGTATCTGGCTCCGGTCCAAAGCCCGGACGATGCTTCCGAGAACGGCCTCTACAAATGGTACCGGGTCATGGCTCCGAGCGGCGGCGCCGGCTTCATCCGGTCCGACACGGCTGATCTGACCGGCGAGAAGAACGCGGCCGGGGCTGCCATCGCGCGCATCAAGTCCGCCGCTACGAATGTGAGGCCGCTGCCTCTCATCCAGGACGGCGTGGCTCCGGTGGACAAGCTGGACGCCGGGGCGAAGGTCACGGTGCTGGAGACGGTCGCGCAGTCCAATGAGTTCAACTGGATGCGCGGCCCGTTCACCTCGGCCCAGCTGCTGGATTCCATGAAGGGCAAGACGACCTCGGCCGTATCCGGACCGATCCAGTCGCTGGAGGTCGCCTCGCGCGGACCTTCCGGGCGGGTCATGCAGGTGAACGCGAACGGCAAAGCCGTTCCGGTCAAGTATCCGGACTCCCTGCGGACCGTGATGGGCAGCCTGCCGAGCACGAGGTTCGCCATCGAGCCGGCCGGGCAGGTGTCGCTTCTCGGCGCCGGCGGCGCCTCGGCGGTCAAGGAAACGGGAGCGGCCGTCCAGGTGCTCGGAGCCGGCGGCGCCAAAGCATCGCCATCGGGCGGAGCCGGTCTGACGGTCATGAACGCCTCCGGCGCCATCCGTCCCGTCTCCGCGTCGCAGACATGGCTCATCCGGGGCACCGGCAACGGGCACGGCCTCGGAATGTCGCAATACGGGGCCAAGAGCCTGGCCGATTCCGGGTATGATTACCAACGCATTCTGAAATACTACTACAAAGAGATTGAACTCGCTAAGGACGGAAGCTGA
- a CDS encoding YafY family protein, whose product MRGDRLLAILLTLQAEGKLSQRELARRLEVSERTIQRDMDALGSAGIPVVSERGSAGGWKLLEGYRTDATGMTGEEWKALILSSGSRAARDLGLADALESALLKLRAAGMPDKPAVAASLTAKLHIDADGWHELPEPQPELALLFEAVLTDQQVEAWYEPRSGAQAGRMRCLLPLGLVMKGNAWYLAASEGDAVKSFRTSRLSEIRLTGTAFVRPAAFSLAEWWRTSVSRFLDGLPSVLVTLKASPEAVARMQKMRYARIAGVRSSEHAVSSAEMEETASSPGQQLVDVRFDTLDYAASVVLSLAPEAEAVEPPELRQWVCRLAEAALEKHRNA is encoded by the coding sequence ATGCGCGGAGACCGGCTGCTTGCCATCCTGCTGACGCTCCAAGCCGAAGGAAAGCTGTCGCAGCGGGAGCTTGCCCGAAGGCTGGAGGTGTCCGAAAGAACGATCCAAAGGGATATGGACGCCTTGGGCTCGGCTGGAATTCCAGTCGTATCCGAACGGGGAAGCGCCGGCGGCTGGAAGCTGCTGGAGGGGTACCGCACGGATGCCACCGGCATGACCGGAGAAGAGTGGAAAGCCCTCATCCTGTCGTCGGGCAGCCGGGCGGCCCGCGATCTCGGTCTGGCGGATGCGCTCGAATCGGCGCTTCTCAAGCTGAGGGCAGCGGGTATGCCGGACAAGCCGGCCGTCGCCGCGAGCCTGACCGCCAAGCTTCATATCGACGCGGACGGCTGGCATGAGCTCCCGGAGCCGCAGCCGGAGCTCGCCCTCTTGTTCGAAGCCGTTTTGACCGATCAGCAAGTCGAGGCTTGGTACGAGCCGCGAAGCGGAGCCCAAGCCGGCCGCATGCGCTGCTTGCTGCCGCTCGGGCTGGTCATGAAGGGGAACGCTTGGTACCTGGCGGCCTCCGAGGGAGATGCCGTGAAAAGCTTCCGGACGTCCAGGCTGTCGGAAATCCGCTTGACGGGAACAGCTTTCGTGCGTCCTGCCGCATTCAGCCTGGCGGAATGGTGGCGGACTTCGGTGAGCCGCTTCCTCGATGGGCTTCCTTCCGTTCTTGTCACCTTGAAAGCTTCCCCGGAGGCTGTCGCCAGGATGCAAAAAATGAGGTATGCGCGGATTGCAGGCGTCCGATCCTCTGAACATGCGGTGTCTTCCGCCGAAATGGAGGAGACCGCTTCAAGCCCAGGCCAGCAGCTCGTCGATGTCCGCTTCGACACGCTGGACTATGCGGCCAGCGTTGTGCTCTCGCTGGCTCCCGAAGCCGAAGCGGTCGAGCCGCCGGAGCTGCGGCAGTGGGTATGCCGGCTGGCCGAGGCGGCTCTGGAAAAGCATCGAAACGCATAA
- the yajC gene encoding preprotein translocase subunit YajC, translated as MYLASGSAGGGGMSMLLMFGLMFVVFYFLLIRPQQKKQKQRNALLGSLKKGDKIATIGGMHGTIVELTDDTVVLRVNDTTRVTFERSAIASVLNSAPAPVEAKTEEKLEVKSDKVDPEGTL; from the coding sequence ATGTATCTGGCTTCCGGTAGCGCCGGCGGTGGCGGCATGTCCATGCTGCTCATGTTCGGCCTCATGTTCGTCGTCTTCTACTTCCTTCTGATCCGTCCTCAGCAGAAGAAGCAAAAGCAGCGCAACGCCCTGCTCGGCTCGCTCAAGAAAGGCGACAAAATCGCCACCATCGGCGGCATGCACGGCACGATCGTGGAGCTGACGGACGACACGGTCGTTCTGCGGGTCAACGATACGACGCGAGTGACGTTCGAACGCAGCGCCATCGCATCCGTCCTGAACAGCGCTCCGGCTCCTGTCGAAGCCAAGACGGAAGAAAAGCTTGAAGTCAAAAGCGACAAAGTGGATCCTGAAGGCACGCTCTAA
- a CDS encoding DUF393 domain-containing protein, translating into MKEQRPGAAKDSALTVIYDGQCNLCLASVDRLGRLGSRAELTFVPLQHLDRLQGLAAERMMDVGEEALRDRMHVVDGAGRLYAGSDAVVRILRTVPGFGPAGWLYRLPGMSRLGDRIYRYIANRRYDWFGKADEACSPDECRVPSGDKDR; encoded by the coding sequence ATGAAGGAGCAACGGCCCGGCGCCGCTAAAGACAGCGCATTGACCGTCATCTACGACGGCCAGTGCAACCTCTGCCTCGCCTCGGTCGACAGGCTGGGGCGCCTGGGCTCGAGGGCGGAGCTGACGTTTGTCCCGCTGCAGCATCTGGACCGGCTCCAGGGCCTGGCCGCCGAGCGGATGATGGACGTCGGAGAGGAAGCTCTGAGGGACAGGATGCATGTCGTTGACGGCGCCGGGCGCTTGTATGCGGGCAGCGACGCCGTCGTGCGCATCCTGCGCACGGTTCCAGGCTTCGGACCGGCAGGCTGGCTGTACCGGCTGCCGGGCATGAGCCGTCTTGGAGACCGGATATACCGCTATATCGCCAATCGCCGCTATGACTGGTTCGGGAAGGCGGATGAAGCCTGTTCCCCGGACGAATGCCGAGTCCCCTCCGGAGACAAAGACCGATAA
- the queA gene encoding tRNA preQ1(34) S-adenosylmethionine ribosyltransferase-isomerase QueA → MNVEDYDFHLPEELIAQTPLTDRTSSRLLALDKRTGEIAHHRFTDLKQYLREGDTLVINDSRVLPARLLGVKEDTGAKAELLLLRQLEGDAWETLAKPAKKLKAGTVIAFGAGEGGEPLLRAVVESEGDMGGRVVRFQYSGIFQELLDRLGEMPLPPYIKERLDDRERYQTVYSREAGSAAAPTAGLHFTQIFLQELRDMGVGIAPLTLHVGLGTFRPMSTDTIEEHVMHSEYYELSEESAAMIRAAKERGGRIVAVGTTSARTLETAAQRYPDGLQACSGWTDIFIYPGYEFRAVDALLTNFHLPKSTLVMLVSALAGREHVLRAYAEAVNEKYRFFSFGDAMFIY, encoded by the coding sequence ATGAACGTAGAAGATTATGATTTTCACCTGCCGGAAGAGCTGATCGCCCAGACCCCTTTGACGGACCGGACCTCCTCGCGCCTGCTCGCTCTGGACAAGCGCACGGGAGAGATCGCCCATCATCGGTTCACGGATCTCAAGCAGTATTTGCGCGAGGGAGACACGCTGGTCATCAACGACAGCCGCGTGCTGCCGGCCCGCCTGCTCGGCGTCAAGGAGGATACCGGAGCGAAGGCGGAGCTGCTGCTGCTCCGCCAGCTCGAAGGCGATGCCTGGGAGACGCTGGCGAAGCCGGCCAAGAAGCTGAAGGCCGGCACGGTCATCGCTTTCGGCGCCGGCGAAGGCGGCGAGCCGCTGCTGCGCGCGGTCGTGGAAAGCGAAGGCGATATGGGCGGACGTGTCGTCCGGTTCCAGTACAGCGGGATTTTCCAGGAGCTGCTGGACAGGCTGGGCGAGATGCCGCTGCCGCCGTATATCAAGGAGCGACTGGACGACCGGGAGCGGTATCAGACCGTCTATTCCCGCGAGGCGGGATCCGCGGCGGCTCCGACCGCGGGACTGCATTTCACGCAGATATTCCTGCAGGAGCTGCGGGATATGGGAGTCGGAATCGCTCCTCTGACGCTGCATGTCGGTCTCGGCACGTTCCGTCCGATGTCCACGGACACGATCGAGGAGCATGTGATGCATTCCGAGTATTACGAGCTCAGCGAGGAATCCGCCGCGATGATCCGCGCCGCCAAGGAGCGCGGCGGCCGGATCGTGGCCGTCGGCACCACGTCGGCCCGCACGCTGGAGACAGCGGCGCAGCGTTATCCGGACGGGCTTCAGGCTTGCAGCGGCTGGACGGATATTTTCATCTATCCCGGCTATGAGTTCCGGGCTGTCGACGCCCTCCTGACGAATTTCCATCTGCCCAAGTCGACGCTGGTCATGCTGGTCAGCGCGCTTGCCGGGCGCGAGCATGTCCTGCGAGCCTATGCGGAGGCAGTCAACGAGAAGTACCGGTTTTTCAGCTTCGGCGACGCGATGTTTATCTACTAG
- a CDS encoding DUF421 domain-containing protein, with protein MEYGSLLLRTVLIYFVVFLIMRLMGKREIGKMSVFDLVISFMIAEIAVLVIEDTKRPVIEGIVPMAVLMIIQVLIAYIGLKNRKLRLLFDGKPSVIIADGKLNQKEMKKQRYNLDDLMLQLRENQVARVADVEFAILETSGKLSVIPKESQSQSSGQSQQGQQSQQQGQQSQQQQNQQQGQQQQNQQSGQASSSGGGQKKQDKQDKQDKQDKQDKQDKQDKQDKQGKSKEQQDSSSSGITFPSAYRFETLPVPLIMDGRVMDHNLEKLEKNRLWLKQQLRKRGLTEWNQVFFCTIDHKGELFVDENRRKK; from the coding sequence ATGGAATATGGGTCGCTGCTGCTGCGGACCGTCCTGATTTATTTTGTCGTGTTCCTGATCATGAGATTGATGGGAAAGCGGGAAATCGGCAAAATGAGCGTGTTCGACCTCGTCATTTCGTTCATGATCGCCGAAATCGCGGTTCTTGTCATCGAGGATACGAAACGGCCGGTTATCGAGGGCATCGTTCCGATGGCCGTGCTGATGATCATTCAGGTGCTGATCGCTTATATCGGCCTGAAAAACCGCAAGCTCCGGCTGCTGTTCGACGGCAAGCCGAGCGTCATCATCGCGGACGGCAAGCTCAACCAGAAGGAAATGAAGAAACAGCGCTACAACCTCGACGATCTTATGCTTCAGCTGAGGGAGAACCAGGTTGCGAGGGTGGCGGACGTGGAGTTCGCGATTCTCGAGACGAGCGGCAAGCTGTCCGTCATCCCGAAGGAAAGCCAGTCCCAGTCTTCCGGCCAAAGCCAGCAAGGCCAGCAAAGCCAACAGCAAGGCCAGCAAAGCCAACAGCAACAAAACCAACAACAAGGCCAACAACAGCAAAACCAACAAAGCGGACAGGCAAGCTCATCCGGCGGAGGGCAAAAAAAGCAAGACAAGCAAGACAAGCAAGACAAGCAAGACAAGCAAGACAAGCAAGACAAGCAAGACAAGCAAGACAAGCAAGGGAAGAGCAAGGAACAGCAGGATTCATCGTCAAGCGGAATTACGTTTCCTTCGGCTTATCGGTTCGAAACGCTGCCGGTTCCGCTCATCATGGATGGCAGAGTCATGGATCATAATCTGGAGAAGCTGGAGAAAAACCGTCTTTGGCTGAAGCAGCAGCTTCGCAAGAGAGGGCTTACGGAGTGGAATCAGGTGTTCTTCTGTACGATCGACCACAAAGGCGAGCTGTTCGTCGATGAGAACCGCAGAAAAAAATAA
- a CDS encoding SDR family oxidoreductase, protein MTPNKPLKDKIALVAGGTRGAGRGIAMALGEAGATVYVTGRTTRMSSSPIGRKETIEETAEKVESRGGIGIAVRVDHSVPEEVEALMKRIEMAHGRLDILVNDIWGGERLTHWGKPFWASPLKDGLAMQLGVLDTHYIAAHLAMPLLIRSTSGLIAEITDGVDYKYRGNLPYSLSKIWGIHMAAGLAEELKPYGISAVSLTPGFLRSEEMLAHFGVTEANWRDAGGKDPNFLQSETPLYVGRALACLAADPEKGNLSGRHLSSWELSERYGFADEDGARPHWGRHEQKLLNQP, encoded by the coding sequence ATGACGCCGAACAAGCCATTGAAGGACAAGATCGCCCTCGTAGCCGGAGGAACGAGAGGAGCCGGCCGCGGTATCGCGATGGCGCTCGGAGAAGCCGGAGCGACGGTATACGTGACGGGGCGGACGACGCGGATGTCCTCTTCCCCCATCGGCCGCAAGGAGACGATCGAGGAGACCGCTGAAAAGGTTGAAAGCCGCGGCGGCATCGGGATTGCCGTCCGAGTCGATCATTCGGTGCCGGAGGAAGTGGAGGCGCTGATGAAGCGCATTGAAATGGCCCATGGACGCCTGGATATCCTCGTGAACGATATTTGGGGAGGAGAAAGGCTGACTCATTGGGGCAAGCCTTTCTGGGCATCTCCGCTGAAGGATGGGCTGGCCATGCAGCTCGGAGTGCTCGACACCCATTACATTGCGGCGCATTTGGCGATGCCGCTGCTGATCCGCAGCACATCAGGCCTCATCGCGGAAATAACCGACGGCGTCGATTACAAGTATCGGGGCAATCTGCCCTATAGCTTGTCCAAGATCTGGGGCATCCACATGGCGGCAGGACTGGCGGAGGAGCTCAAGCCTTACGGCATAAGCGCCGTTTCGTTGACACCGGGTTTTTTGCGTTCGGAGGAGATGCTGGCCCATTTCGGCGTGACGGAAGCGAACTGGAGAGACGCCGGCGGGAAGGATCCGAATTTCCTTCAGTCGGAAACTCCGCTTTATGTAGGCAGGGCGCTGGCCTGCCTGGCGGCCGACCCCGAGAAGGGGAACCTGTCCGGAAGGCATCTGAGCTCATGGGAGCTGTCGGAACGATACGGATTTGCAGATGAGGACGGAGCGCGGCCTCATTGGGGGCGTCATGAGCAAAAGCTGCTGAATCAGCCGTAA
- the ruvB gene encoding Holliday junction branch migration DNA helicase RuvB, which translates to MEDDRIISANLMMEDQAVEYSLRPRYLSEYIGQSQVKDNLKVFIEAAKLRKEALDHVLLYGPPGLGKTTLSNIIANELGVNLRTTSGPAIERPGDLAALLTNLQEGDVLFIDEIHRLNRSVEEVLYPAMEDFCLDIMIGKGPSARSVRLDLPPFTLIGATTRAGLLSAPLRDRFGVVSRLEFYGTDELAFIISRSAEILEVGMVGDAASEIALRSRGTPRIANRLLKRVRDFAQVRGNGIITDELAKQALSLIAVDPLGLDRIDHKMLQAMIANYRGGPVGLDTIAATIGEESQTIEDVYEPYLMQIGFLQRTPRGRIVTPLAYRHLGLPVPE; encoded by the coding sequence ATGGAAGACGATCGCATCATTTCCGCCAATCTGATGATGGAAGACCAGGCAGTCGAGTACAGCCTCCGTCCGAGGTATCTGTCCGAATACATCGGCCAGTCGCAGGTGAAGGACAACCTCAAGGTATTCATCGAGGCGGCCAAGCTCCGCAAGGAAGCTCTCGACCATGTGCTGCTCTACGGCCCGCCGGGACTCGGCAAGACGACACTCTCGAACATCATCGCCAACGAGCTCGGCGTCAACCTGCGCACGACTTCCGGCCCGGCGATCGAGCGGCCGGGAGATCTGGCCGCCCTGCTCACGAACCTTCAGGAGGGCGACGTGCTGTTCATCGACGAGATCCATCGCTTGAACCGCTCCGTGGAGGAAGTGCTGTACCCGGCGATGGAGGATTTCTGCCTGGACATCATGATCGGCAAAGGTCCGAGCGCGCGCTCCGTGCGGCTGGACCTGCCCCCGTTCACGCTGATCGGAGCCACGACCCGCGCCGGGCTGCTCAGCGCCCCATTGCGCGACCGCTTCGGAGTCGTCAGCCGGCTGGAGTTTTATGGGACGGACGAGCTGGCGTTCATCATTTCCCGCTCCGCCGAGATTCTGGAGGTCGGCATGGTCGGCGATGCGGCCTCCGAGATCGCCCTCCGCTCGCGGGGGACCCCACGGATCGCCAACCGGCTGCTCAAGCGGGTTCGCGATTTCGCGCAGGTGCGCGGAAACGGCATCATTACCGACGAGCTCGCCAAGCAGGCGCTGTCGCTGATCGCGGTCGATCCGCTCGGACTCGACCGGATCGACCACAAGATGCTGCAGGCGATGATCGCCAACTACCGCGGCGGTCCCGTCGGCCTCGATACGATCGCGGCGACGATCGGCGAGGAAAGCCAGACGATCGAGGATGTGTACGAACCGTATCTCATGCAGATCGGCTTCCTGCAGCGCACCCCGCGGGGCCGCATCGTCACTCCGCTCGCCTATCGCCATCTGGGCTTGCCCGTTCCGGAATAA
- the tgt gene encoding tRNA guanosine(34) transglycosylase Tgt, translating to MAVTYELIKVCKQSGARLGRVHTPHGVIETPAFMPVGTQATVKTMSPEELKEMDAHIILSNTYHLWLRPGHDLIRNAGGLHKFMNWDRPILTDSGGFQVFSLSNMRKITEEGVEFRSHLNGDRLFLSPEKAMEIQNSLGSDIMMAFDECPPYPAEYEYIKNSLERTTRWAERCLKAHARPQDQGLFAIVQGGMHADLRKQSAADLTSMDFPGYAIGGLSVGEPKHLMYEVLEETIPLLPTGKPRYLMGVGSPDALLEGAIRGVDMFDCVLPTRIARNGTTMTSGGRVNIRNAKYAEDLGPLDPECGCYTCRNYSRAYLRHLIKADETFGIRLTTYHNLHFLLEMMRGVRQAIMEDRLLDFRDEFFTQYGLHDNDKGF from the coding sequence GTGGCTGTAACTTACGAACTGATCAAAGTATGCAAGCAATCCGGGGCGCGGCTCGGCCGCGTCCATACCCCGCACGGCGTCATTGAGACGCCGGCGTTCATGCCCGTCGGCACCCAGGCCACCGTCAAGACGATGAGCCCGGAAGAGCTGAAGGAGATGGACGCCCATATCATTCTCAGCAACACCTATCACCTGTGGCTCCGTCCGGGCCACGACCTGATCCGCAATGCCGGCGGCCTGCACAAGTTCATGAACTGGGACCGCCCGATTCTGACGGACAGCGGAGGCTTCCAGGTGTTCTCGCTGAGCAATATGCGCAAGATCACCGAGGAAGGCGTCGAATTCCGCTCCCATCTCAACGGCGACCGCTTGTTCCTGTCGCCGGAGAAGGCGATGGAGATCCAGAACTCGCTCGGCTCCGACATCATGATGGCATTCGACGAGTGCCCTCCGTATCCGGCCGAATACGAGTACATCAAAAACTCGCTGGAGAGGACGACCCGCTGGGCGGAGCGCTGCCTCAAAGCCCATGCCCGTCCGCAGGACCAAGGGCTGTTCGCCATCGTCCAGGGAGGCATGCATGCCGATCTGCGCAAGCAGAGCGCGGCGGATTTGACTTCCATGGATTTCCCGGGGTATGCTATTGGTGGTTTGAGCGTCGGAGAACCGAAGCATCTCATGTATGAGGTGCTGGAGGAGACGATTCCGCTCCTGCCGACAGGCAAGCCGCGTTATTTGATGGGCGTCGGTTCTCCCGACGCGCTTCTCGAAGGCGCGATCCGCGGAGTCGACATGTTCGACTGCGTGCTTCCGACCCGCATTGCCCGCAACGGCACGACGATGACGAGCGGCGGGCGGGTGAACATCCGCAACGCCAAGTACGCGGAGGACCTCGGACCGCTAGATCCGGAGTGCGGCTGCTACACCTGCCGCAATTATTCCCGCGCTTATCTGCGGCATCTCATCAAGGCCGACGAGACGTTCGGCATCAGGCTGACGACCTACCATAACCTGCATTTCCTGCTGGAGATGATGCGCGGAGTGCGCCAGGCGATCATGGAGGACAGGCTGCTTGATTTCCGGGACGAATTCTTCACCCAATACGGCCTGCATGACAACGACAAAGGGTTTTAA